In one Campylobacter concisus genomic region, the following are encoded:
- a CDS encoding efflux transporter outer membrane subunit produces the protein MRNKAFILITAAFLAGCSFRPEMPNVDTNFTSTYTYETSDIRDLWWREFNDENLNSLVENALEKNTNLRVAYLNLEKAKASLGVAEADLLPGINLNVGYEKAKSSGETYTKQPQTRYRKSDINLGLNYEIDLWGRIRNNVAAAEESLNATKFDYDSARLSLSSSVAKSYFALVSLNMQEAVLRETLKTYEDTLALRKTQLDLGSINEMTYLQSKAAVESAKTNLTSILNAKSKAITSLAILTGKSNNEILSGAIASSQNLPASPEISAGISSEILLRRSDVAKVLADLKATNALVGVARAEYFPSISLTGLFGFSSIDFENIFVGNANTWSIGGSLAQKIFDFGRTKNNVAVAKTNEQIAAVNYEAAVKSALGEVRDALVSRQNAKISLEQVKNLLKSQQRIYSLAKEQYDAGYIGHLELLDAERNLLQAKLQDVSAKLDEVDSSVEVYRAFGGGFKLEK, from the coding sequence ATGAGAAATAAGGCGTTTATACTTATAACGGCGGCGTTTTTAGCTGGTTGCTCATTTCGTCCAGAAATGCCAAATGTAGATACAAATTTCACCTCTACTTACACTTATGAGACAAGCGATATAAGGGATCTTTGGTGGAGAGAATTTAATGATGAAAATTTAAATTCTCTAGTAGAAAATGCACTTGAGAAAAATACAAATTTACGTGTTGCTTATTTAAATTTAGAGAAAGCAAAAGCAAGCCTTGGCGTAGCTGAGGCAGATTTGCTTCCTGGTATAAATTTAAATGTAGGCTACGAAAAAGCAAAAAGTAGCGGGGAAACGTATACTAAACAACCACAAACTCGTTATAGAAAATCAGATATAAATTTAGGATTAAACTATGAGATCGATCTTTGGGGTAGAATAAGAAATAATGTAGCAGCGGCCGAAGAAAGCCTAAATGCAACCAAATTTGACTACGATAGCGCAAGGCTTAGCCTTAGCTCAAGTGTTGCAAAAAGCTACTTTGCGTTAGTTTCATTAAATATGCAAGAAGCTGTGCTAAGAGAGACTTTAAAAACCTATGAAGACACACTAGCACTTCGCAAAACACAGCTTGATCTTGGAAGTATAAATGAGATGACTTATTTGCAAAGTAAGGCAGCAGTAGAAAGCGCTAAGACCAATCTTACTTCTATATTAAATGCAAAGTCAAAAGCTATTACCTCACTAGCCATCTTGACTGGTAAAAGTAATAATGAAATTTTAAGTGGAGCTATTGCTAGCTCGCAAAATTTACCAGCTTCTCCCGAGATAAGTGCTGGCATTAGCTCTGAAATTTTGCTAAGAAGAAGCGACGTGGCAAAAGTACTGGCTGATTTAAAAGCTACAAATGCTCTTGTTGGTGTTGCAAGGGCTGAGTATTTTCCAAGCATTTCACTAACTGGACTTTTTGGCTTTTCAAGTATTGATTTTGAAAATATCTTTGTTGGAAATGCCAATACGTGGAGCATAGGTGGCTCTTTAGCACAGAAAATTTTTGATTTTGGTAGGACAAAAAATAATGTCGCAGTGGCTAAAACAAATGAACAAATTGCTGCTGTTAATTATGAAGCCGCGGTAAAATCGGCTCTAGGTGAGGTAAGAGATGCTCTTGTCTCAAGGCAAAATGCAAAAATTTCTTTGGAACAAGTGAAAAATTTGCTAAAATCCCAACAAAGAATTTACTCGCTTGCTAAAGAGCAATATGACGCTGGCTACATTGGACATTTAGAGCTTCTTGATGCGGAGAGAAATTTGCTTCAAGCAAAACTGCAAGACGTCTCAGCAAAGCTCGATGAGGTCGATAGTTCAGTCGAAGTTTATAGGGCTTTTGGTGGCGGTTTTAAGTTAGAAAAATAA
- a CDS encoding tRNA 2-selenouridine synthase — protein sequence MNFLTSLCKILRFLIIYFKNLFMRFTAFILLLLTSIFLIACSANQANKKISNSELENLAKQYGGVYIFNQKFVDEIERRERERNDYMDDFFKNNKRNFKRSDLEIMDQKFPQTLSNGKRYYENSTDYENQTKKKIKIPAEYKEKVINFIGIDNYNKYKPGFDLDYFCIDKEGNIEVIDMTVDYYIVKTDYGLFGDEGRGFSFKKNSFESLGGGNKFILINN from the coding sequence ATGAACTTCTTGACTTCATTGTGTAAAATTCTTAGATTTTTGATTATTTATTTTAAAAATTTATTTATGAGATTTACCGCATTTATATTACTACTTCTAACAAGTATATTTTTAATAGCTTGCTCAGCTAATCAAGCAAATAAAAAGATAAGTAACTCTGAACTAGAAAACTTAGCTAAACAATATGGTGGAGTATATATATTTAATCAAAAATTTGTTGATGAGATAGAGAGAAGAGAAAGAGAAAGAAACGATTATATGGATGATTTCTTTAAAAATAATAAAAGAAATTTTAAAAGATCTGACCTAGAAATCATGGATCAAAAATTCCCTCAAACCCTCTCAAATGGTAAAAGATATTATGAAAATTCAACAGATTATGAAAACCAAACCAAAAAGAAGATAAAGATTCCAGCAGAATATAAAGAAAAGGTTATAAATTTTATAGGTATAGATAATTACAACAAATATAAACCAGGTTTTGATCTGGATTATTTTTGTATAGACAAAGAAGGCAATATCGAAGTAATAGATATGACAGTTGATTACTATATTGTAAAAACAGATTATGGATTATTTGGTGACGAAGGAAGAGGATTTAGTTTTAAGAAAAACAGCTTTGAAAGTCTTGGTGGTGGAAACAAATTCATTCTAATAAACAATTAA